One Bombus huntii isolate Logan2020A chromosome 12, iyBomHunt1.1, whole genome shotgun sequence DNA segment encodes these proteins:
- the LOC126871536 gene encoding mutS protein homolog 5-like, producing the protein MRRKLIAITTDRTIPRSVCCSNSFIFPTTMDYSDETGRSNDTESSTSNRRHIIDCLSSVGSKTIRKSTPSSALIRSEFESLISDSSDEEEKATIDQLEKATRSKTGKDTTYPPPADTAIFEDTDEIILSMIWNNSHLGAAYYNIVTSELFILEDTMDDVERFDVTNALYRQCLPRYVITNAAAPAAFTNAIKKILTTEASNEETNSFDSRGTVRNAVLKVTCKKEHNYERCSHRVRCLRLDSEPKNANNVDRLTFLNTILNFKCCAMIHALGSLLLFIDKHWNNIALDPSGKPSFVSLNYLNLRDLVIMDEDTYKALNIVQARDHPSLFKFGKTSTTMKGISLFSLLNRYCHSRPGVQFLWKTLHHPTRNIAVLEQRLNAVEFFLNSKNQSVVENLSSCLRHVYRLTNTVLACCSGPQAKPSNWYKLHKTISHVICIADICEEYAGRIELFRQIAESITSEMQYVKYFIEYIVDFGESRRESKLVVKPNVDPLLDELNNVRRTLPELLTQMGEKDMREHLPSSVTGCNMLYLPNIGYVLAINEWNPTPPTKDATYPGLEFKFSINQVHYYKSSSAKELDETVGDIILKIAVRQNHIVQKLIRYIKKHTGTILRTIQLCAELDTLLVFYKVARDYNYVRPNVTESKIINVVEGRHPLMECATTFVPNDIRSGEGASLIKVLTGPNSCGKSVYLKQIGLVVFMAHIGCYVPARTATIGTISRVLTQMSNTESIGLNASSFLQNLRQINVALRASTSDSIVISDELDRGTSEISGLSLVAAVLNTFAERGSNCPHVFAATHAYNVLALLPQTPVIETQTFECVIDQDESLAFLYRLTNGSTKRSFAHYVARIAELEEDVVKRGLLVFQKIKQHDLPSSIHCRIDRMKRIVDRFRGDDDLDLEELKTLVRQAVFPK; encoded by the exons ATGCGCAGAAAGCTAATCGCAATTACAACCGATCGAACCATACCTCGTTCTGTCTGTTGCTCAAATTCGTTTATATTTCCTACTACGATGGATTATTCTGATGAAACGGGACGATCCAACGACACTGAATCGTCGACGTCGAATCGTCGACATATAATCGACTGTCTGTCCAGCGTAGGATCTAAAACCATTCGTAAGTCGACACCGTCGAGCGCGCTCAT ACGTAGCGAATTCGAATCTTTGATATCGGATAGCAGcgacgaggaagaaaaagCAACGATCGACCAGCTGGAGAAAGCAACGCGATCGAAAACCGGTAAAGACACAACCTATCCCCCTCCAGCCGACACGGCCATTTTCGAAGACACGGACGAG ATAATTCTATCGATGATTTGGAACAACAGTCATCTTGGCGCCGCTTATTATAACATCGTTACGTCCGAACTATTCATTTTGGAAGACACGATGGACGACGTTGAACGTTTCGACGTAACGAATGCTCTGTATAGGCAATGTTTGCCCCGTTACGTGATTACGAACGCTGCAGCGCCCGCTGCTTTTACCAATgctataaaaaagatattgacGACGGAAGCATCGAACGAGGAAACGAATTCGTTCGATTCGCGCGGTACCGTGCGTAACGCCGTGTTGAAAGTAACCTGCAAAAAGGAGCATAACTACGAACGGTGTTCTCACAGGGTGAGATGCCTTCGACTCGACTCGGAGCCGAAGAACGCCAATAACGTGGACAGACTAACCTTTTTGAATACTATACTCAATTTTAAATGCTGCGCGATGATACACGCGTTGGGTTCGCTCTTGCTGTTCATTGACAAACACTGGAACAATATCGCGTTGGATCCGTCCGGAAAACCGTCCTTCGTATCGCTTAATTACCTCAACCT CCGAGATTTGGTCATAATGGACGAGGACACTTACAAGGCGCTGAATATCGTCCAAGCCAGAGATCACCCGAGTCTTTTTAAATTTGGCAAAACAAGTACAACGATGAAAGGAATCAGTTTATTCTCGTTACTGAATCGTTATTGCCATTCCAGACCGGGAGTTCAATTCCTGTG GAAGACGCTACATCATCCGACGCGGAACATCGCCGTATTAGAGCAACGATTAAACGCTGTCGAATTTTTTCTGAATTCGAAGAACCAGAGCGTTGTCGAGAATTTATCGTCTTGCTTAAGGCACGTATATCGTTTGACCAACACCGTGCTTGCCTGTTGTTCCGGACCGCAAGCCAAGCCATCCAATTGGTACAAATTGCACAAG ACCATTTCGCACGTAATTTGTATCGCGGACATATGCGAAGAATACGCAGGACGAATAGAACTGTTTAGGCAAATAGCCGAAAGTATCACGAGCGAGATGCAATACGTTAAGTACTTTATCGAATACATAGTGGATTTTGGCGAGAGCAGACGCGAAAGCAAGCTGGTGGTTAAACCGAATGTCGACCCCTTGCTGGACGAAC TGAATAATGTGCGACGTACTCTGCCCGAATTGCTTACGCAAATGGGAGAGAAAGATATGCGAGAGCATCTTCCATCTTCTGTCACCGGTTGTAACATGCTATATTTGCCAAACATTGGCTACGTTTTAGCGATAAACGAGTGGAATCCGACTCCGCCGACGAAAGACGCTACTTATCCTGGTTTGGAATTCAAATTCAGCATTAATCAGGTGCATTATTACAAAAGTTCTTCGGCGAAAG AACTAGACGAGACCGTGGGTGATATCATATTGAAAATAGCCGTTCGGCAGAATCATATCGTACAAAAGTTAATACGATACATAAAGAAACACACAGGAACAATTTTACGCACGATTCAACTGTGCGCCGAATTGGACAC TTTATTGGTGTTTTACAAAGTGGCGCGCGATTATAACTATGTCAGACCAAACGTGACCGAGTCAAAGATCATAAATGTGGTCGAAGGACGGCATCCGCTGATGGAATGCGCGACGACGTTCGTGCCAAACGACATACGTTCGGGGGAAGGTGCAAGTTTAATCAAAGTTTTAACAGGGCCAAATTCTTGCGGCAAAAGCGTATACCTAAAACAGATCGGACTCGTAGTGTTCATGGCTCATATAGGTTGTTACGTTCCTGCAAGAACCGCGACGATAGGGACGATATCTCGTGTTCTGACTCAAATGTCGAACACAGAAAGCATCGGACTGAACGCGAGTTCGTTTCTACAGAATCTTCGGCAG ATAAACGTGGCTCTACGCGCATCTACATCAGATTCGATCGTAATATCGGACGAATTAGACAGAGGAACGTCCGAAATTAGCGGATTGTCGCTGGTTGCAGCCGTACTGAACACGTTCGCCGAAAGAGGTTCGAACTGTCCTCACGTGTTTGCCGCGACGCACGCGTATAACGTACTTGCGTTACTGCCTCAAACTCCTGTAATCGAGACTCAG ACGTTCGAATGCGTGATCGACCAAGATGAATCACTGGCTTTTCTCTACCGTCTGACCAACGGTAGCACAAAGCGCAGTTTCGCGCATTACGTAGCGAGAATCGCGGAACTGGAAGAAGACGTTGTTAAGCGAGGATTGTTG GTATTCCAGAAGATAAAACAACACGATTTACCATCGAGTATTCATTGTCGTATCGATAG AATGAAACGTATCGTCGATCGATTCAGAGGGGACGACGATTTAGATTTGGAGGAACTAAAAACACTAGTGCGGCAAGCTGTGTTTCCGAAATAA